The Pseudofrankia inefficax genome window below encodes:
- a CDS encoding pentapeptide repeat-containing protein, producing MAGPDERWGSWLDHVLRDAGYEVDFYRRSFPLGANFVDQIDAALTRADRMIAVVSPAYLDRSSWVREEWQAGMRLAHTRDGFLLPVLVEQCDLPPLLGTINMIVLLGLDRAKAVQTVLRGLVEPATGRPEPEHEPPFPGYEIAGPAQRLALPAGAAALPALMAGPPEALGPTMPALGPTTPTPGFTASTPGFTASVPALPEPRADATLAAADRGGERTSITLLHLPALAAPTRPGHAPDTGPEPFGAPLLDDLAVLAASPGLTPDLVVVTGVALEGRRGEYEQAAVRLALLADRLGLPVDRIALVPGRGDVSAAAARAYFAACEDEEIEPTAPYWRKWRHFVDFHANLYRELGERTFAVGQEWTLYPMADLRLVVAGLNSTMAMSHLQADDRGEVGQAQARWFADRLAGYERAGWFRLAVGHHPPLAADRVHSAKATDAYGVDLILGGHVNLLLAAHGHGAPTPDGPLPAVPTRLPRSGTTLISAHPPHPVPTADTALRYQILRISRAEVTRLDRRFSRRAGAWRPAEEVGAAGTVTYRTRWEHAATTFPRPTRRPPAIEGPGSAGKAAARSSNGRKPTGEHRTDDPDSADGPGPRRGETFADRVAEIAELSSPGATITRISPTGVAPEYLRVTVPHGPVFEQRPVGIAEDGVDESAVDRFVEHVHRQYAATDPQLTSDLVYGGPLPAPDELVRQASVRGVRLRSFVEYQGLLDLRGYLRRQSDRLAADRLYPPALYLPQRFRVIDGGPVTADPTDAAPADTTPADTMLDGTLNGMVPTGDGSTDQASGPDGGDLLGQLVDWLTADSARFVLILGDFGRGKTFCLHELARTLPERRPHLIPLLIDLRAMEKAHSVDELVAAHLVASGEQRVDVSVFRYMLRRGRLVLLFDGFDELALRVTYETAAEHLGRLLDAVEGQAKVVVTSRTQHFLSHGQVRGALGARVELLPASRIAEVGDFTERQIEEFLVRLHHGDAARARERLELIHDIRDLLGLSHNPRMLGFIASLDTNRLRAVQARTGVISSADLYGELIEEWLRYEERRARPPGAGPALTAGERREAVTALALRLWRTTDQVINLSELTATTSTALDAMTDRVDAGQLDSSQAAHMVGSGSLLVRADDGGFTFIHQSVMEYLVAAAAAQRLADVDDLGGGGDVLGARVMSPLMVDFLRGVAGDAAATAWARRALAEPEAGQAPRANALAIARRADPTAARGARLGGAHLEGADLTGLDLSDADLAGANLTDADLDDANLTGANLTGARLTGVRARRLRLTGANLTDADLRRARLTDPDLTGTVLTGSKWERAALLGATPPDRARTAPELAAAAVPGRDPVEVVIDSGLRWTQALSPSHDLLAYGTGHHVALEDLADGHVLAVLRGRGEWIRAVAFSADGSRLAAGDVAGGIQLWDVAAAEEVASFVGHASRVRALAFSPDGSLLATGCWEGRVHVWDLATLTRVATLHKSADRIKTLQFSPDGTLLAYGDEVRLWDVRTRSDLSVLGKPTEQARTLRFSPDGTLLAWVNGENTARVWNLAAGREVGRRRGDHHFARALAFDPSGSLVAIGADDGTIRVWDLAGDSLRTTLRAARGWVTILEFVGAEGKALIAGTRDGTVQVWKVTDGAPPGRTLLTGRTADVLATAFVPEQSLVAAASENGSLRLWDTRTAAQVHIGSGEKAWCYAMSLTDDATLLAAGGGDGLVRIYELSPGRAGDGRSDLDTPVRRLNTRRTPVRALAFSPDTTILAVGHPDGTVGLWNPWTGHPMATLKAGGLRVLTVAFSPDGERLAAGTDTGTVHVWDAVGARGGSAAAARRLVGHSDWVNAVAFSPDSELLASGSGSGTVRIWDAATGVLRNRLVGHGGRVRTIAFAPDGRLLAAGGEDGIVRLWDPGTGSELARLAGHTEEIRSVAFNAAGDVLVSGGADGTARLWQVGDSHRSDGSRELATMLGLAGNRWTALFPDGSYKTSEDRDADSVRTVWWSIRLSRFDPDELTPYLPRIRRRPLEAPLATPPS from the coding sequence GTGGCGGGGCCGGACGAGCGCTGGGGCAGCTGGCTGGATCATGTGCTGCGCGACGCCGGCTACGAGGTCGACTTCTACCGGCGCTCGTTCCCGCTCGGCGCCAACTTCGTCGACCAGATAGACGCCGCGCTCACCCGGGCCGACCGGATGATCGCGGTCGTCTCGCCGGCCTACCTCGACCGGTCCTCCTGGGTGCGGGAGGAATGGCAGGCGGGCATGCGGCTGGCGCACACCCGCGACGGCTTCCTGCTGCCGGTGCTGGTCGAGCAGTGCGACCTGCCGCCACTGCTCGGCACGATCAACATGATCGTGCTGCTCGGCCTGGACCGCGCGAAGGCGGTGCAGACCGTGCTGCGCGGGCTGGTCGAGCCGGCGACCGGCCGGCCCGAGCCGGAGCACGAGCCGCCCTTCCCGGGCTACGAGATCGCCGGGCCGGCCCAGCGGCTCGCGCTGCCGGCCGGCGCGGCCGCGCTACCCGCCCTGATGGCCGGGCCGCCTGAGGCACTCGGCCCCACCATGCCGGCTCTCGGCCCCACCACGCCGACGCCCGGATTCACCGCGTCGACGCCCGGCTTCACCGCGTCGGTGCCGGCCCTGCCGGAGCCACGAGCCGATGCCACGCTCGCCGCGGCCGACCGCGGCGGGGAGCGGACGTCGATCACGCTGCTGCACCTGCCCGCGCTCGCCGCGCCGACGCGGCCCGGGCACGCGCCGGACACCGGCCCGGAACCGTTCGGCGCCCCGCTGCTCGACGACCTGGCCGTGCTCGCCGCCAGCCCCGGTCTCACCCCGGACCTCGTCGTGGTCACCGGGGTCGCCCTGGAGGGCCGGCGTGGCGAGTACGAGCAGGCCGCGGTGCGGCTGGCGCTGCTCGCCGACCGGCTGGGCCTGCCGGTCGACCGGATCGCCCTGGTCCCGGGCCGGGGCGACGTGAGCGCCGCGGCCGCCCGCGCCTACTTCGCCGCCTGCGAGGACGAGGAGATCGAGCCGACGGCACCGTACTGGCGCAAGTGGCGGCACTTCGTCGACTTCCACGCGAACCTCTACCGGGAGCTCGGTGAGCGGACTTTCGCGGTGGGGCAGGAGTGGACGCTCTACCCGATGGCGGACCTGCGGCTCGTCGTCGCCGGGCTGAACTCCACGATGGCGATGAGCCACCTGCAGGCGGATGACCGCGGCGAGGTCGGCCAGGCCCAGGCCCGCTGGTTCGCCGACCGGCTCGCCGGCTACGAGCGCGCCGGCTGGTTCCGGCTCGCCGTCGGCCACCACCCACCGCTGGCCGCCGACCGGGTCCACTCGGCGAAGGCGACCGACGCCTACGGGGTCGACCTGATCCTCGGCGGGCACGTCAACCTCCTGCTCGCCGCGCACGGGCACGGCGCGCCGACGCCGGACGGCCCGCTGCCGGCGGTGCCGACCCGGCTGCCGCGCTCCGGGACGACGCTGATCAGCGCGCACCCGCCGCACCCGGTGCCCACCGCCGACACCGCGCTGCGCTACCAGATCCTGCGGATCAGCCGCGCGGAGGTGACCAGGCTGGACCGGCGCTTCTCCCGCCGGGCCGGCGCCTGGCGGCCCGCCGAGGAGGTCGGCGCCGCTGGGACCGTCACCTACCGGACCCGCTGGGAGCACGCCGCCACCACGTTCCCCCGCCCAACCCGCCGGCCACCGGCCATCGAGGGCCCCGGCTCGGCCGGCAAGGCCGCCGCACGCTCGAGCAACGGGCGCAAGCCCACCGGCGAGCACCGCACCGACGACCCGGACAGTGCGGACGGGCCCGGCCCGCGGCGCGGCGAGACGTTCGCCGACCGGGTCGCGGAGATCGCCGAGCTCTCCTCCCCCGGCGCGACGATCACCAGAATCTCGCCGACCGGCGTCGCCCCCGAGTACCTGAGGGTGACCGTGCCACACGGGCCGGTGTTCGAGCAGCGCCCGGTCGGGATCGCCGAGGACGGCGTCGACGAGAGCGCCGTGGACCGGTTCGTCGAGCATGTGCACCGCCAGTACGCGGCGACCGACCCCCAGCTGACCTCCGACCTCGTCTACGGCGGCCCACTGCCGGCGCCCGACGAGCTGGTCCGCCAGGCGTCCGTGCGCGGTGTGCGGCTGCGCAGCTTCGTGGAGTACCAGGGCCTGCTGGACCTGCGCGGCTACCTGCGCCGGCAGAGCGACCGGCTGGCCGCGGACCGGCTCTACCCGCCGGCGCTCTACCTGCCGCAGCGGTTCCGGGTGATCGACGGCGGCCCGGTCACCGCCGACCCGACCGACGCCGCCCCGGCCGACACCACCCCAGCCGACACCATGCTCGACGGCACGCTCAACGGGATGGTGCCAACCGGCGACGGCAGCACCGACCAGGCGAGCGGCCCCGACGGCGGTGACCTGCTCGGCCAGCTGGTCGACTGGCTGACCGCCGACTCGGCGCGGTTCGTCCTGATCCTGGGCGACTTCGGCCGCGGCAAGACGTTCTGCCTGCACGAGCTGGCCCGCACCCTGCCCGAACGCCGCCCACACCTGATCCCGCTGCTGATCGACCTGCGCGCGATGGAGAAGGCGCACAGCGTCGACGAGCTGGTCGCGGCCCACCTGGTCGCCTCCGGCGAGCAGCGGGTCGACGTGTCGGTCTTCCGGTACATGCTGCGCCGCGGCCGGCTGGTGCTGCTCTTCGACGGGTTCGACGAGCTCGCGCTGCGGGTCACCTACGAGACCGCTGCCGAGCACCTGGGCCGGCTGCTGGACGCCGTCGAGGGCCAGGCCAAGGTCGTCGTGACCAGCCGGACCCAGCACTTCCTGTCCCACGGCCAGGTCCGCGGGGCGCTCGGCGCCCGGGTCGAGCTGCTGCCGGCCAGCCGGATCGCCGAGGTCGGCGACTTCACCGAGCGCCAGATCGAGGAGTTCCTCGTCCGGCTGCACCACGGCGACGCCGCGCGGGCTCGGGAGCGGCTCGAACTGATCCACGACATCAGGGACCTGCTCGGGCTGTCCCACAACCCGCGGATGCTCGGCTTCATCGCGTCGCTCGACACGAACCGGCTGCGTGCCGTCCAGGCCAGAACCGGTGTGATCAGCTCAGCGGACCTGTACGGCGAGCTGATCGAGGAGTGGCTGCGCTACGAGGAACGCCGGGCCCGCCCGCCCGGCGCCGGGCCGGCGCTGACGGCCGGCGAGCGCCGGGAGGCCGTCACCGCGCTCGCGCTGCGGCTCTGGCGGACGACCGACCAGGTGATCAACCTCTCAGAGCTCACCGCGACGACCAGCACGGCCCTCGACGCGATGACGGACCGGGTCGACGCCGGCCAGCTCGACTCCAGCCAGGCCGCGCACATGGTCGGCTCGGGCAGCCTGCTGGTCCGCGCCGACGACGGCGGCTTCACCTTCATCCACCAGTCGGTGATGGAGTACCTGGTCGCCGCGGCGGCCGCCCAGCGGCTCGCCGACGTCGACGACCTGGGCGGTGGCGGCGACGTGCTGGGCGCGCGGGTGATGTCGCCGCTCATGGTCGACTTCCTGCGCGGCGTGGCCGGTGACGCCGCGGCGACAGCCTGGGCGCGGCGAGCTCTGGCCGAGCCGGAGGCCGGCCAGGCGCCCCGGGCGAACGCGCTCGCGATCGCGCGCCGCGCCGACCCGACGGCGGCCCGCGGCGCGCGGCTCGGCGGGGCCCATCTGGAGGGCGCCGACCTGACCGGCCTCGACCTCAGCGACGCCGACCTGGCCGGCGCGAACCTCACCGACGCCGACCTCGACGACGCGAACCTGACCGGCGCGAACCTCACGGGGGCGCGGCTGACCGGAGTCCGCGCCCGCCGCCTGCGGCTGACCGGCGCGAACCTCACCGACGCCGACCTGCGCCGGGCCCGCCTCACCGACCCCGACCTGACCGGCACCGTCCTCACCGGCAGCAAGTGGGAACGGGCCGCGCTGCTCGGCGCGACCCCGCCGGACCGGGCACGGACGGCCCCAGAGCTCGCCGCCGCCGCGGTCCCGGGCCGCGACCCCGTGGAGGTCGTCATCGACTCGGGCCTGCGCTGGACCCAGGCGCTCTCGCCGTCCCACGACCTGCTCGCCTACGGAACCGGGCACCACGTCGCGCTGGAGGACCTCGCCGACGGGCACGTGCTGGCGGTGCTGCGCGGGCGCGGCGAGTGGATCCGCGCGGTCGCGTTCTCCGCCGACGGCTCGCGGCTCGCGGCGGGCGACGTCGCCGGCGGCATCCAGCTCTGGGACGTCGCCGCGGCCGAGGAGGTCGCGAGCTTCGTCGGGCACGCCAGCCGGGTGCGCGCGCTCGCGTTCTCCCCTGACGGCTCGCTGCTGGCGACCGGCTGCTGGGAGGGCAGGGTGCACGTCTGGGACCTGGCCACGCTGACCAGGGTCGCGACGCTGCACAAGTCGGCGGACCGCATCAAGACGCTGCAGTTCTCCCCGGACGGGACGCTGCTGGCCTACGGCGACGAGGTACGCCTCTGGGACGTGCGCACCCGCAGCGACCTCTCGGTGCTCGGCAAGCCCACCGAGCAGGCGCGCACGCTGCGCTTCTCCCCAGACGGAACCCTGCTGGCCTGGGTCAACGGGGAGAACACGGCCCGGGTCTGGAACCTCGCCGCCGGGCGTGAGGTGGGCCGCCGGCGCGGCGACCATCATTTCGCCCGCGCCCTCGCGTTCGACCCGAGTGGCTCGCTCGTCGCGATCGGCGCCGACGACGGCACGATCCGGGTGTGGGACCTGGCCGGCGACAGCCTGCGCACGACGCTGCGCGCGGCCCGCGGCTGGGTGACGATCCTGGAGTTCGTCGGCGCCGAGGGGAAGGCGTTGATCGCGGGCACCAGGGACGGAACCGTCCAGGTCTGGAAGGTCACCGACGGCGCCCCGCCGGGACGGACGCTGCTCACCGGCCGCACCGCGGACGTGCTCGCCACGGCCTTCGTGCCCGAACAGTCGCTGGTCGCCGCCGCCAGCGAGAACGGCTCGCTGCGGCTCTGGGACACCAGGACCGCCGCCCAGGTGCACATCGGCTCGGGCGAGAAGGCCTGGTGCTACGCGATGAGCCTGACCGACGACGCCACCCTGCTCGCCGCCGGTGGCGGTGACGGCCTGGTCCGGATCTACGAGCTGTCCCCCGGCCGGGCCGGCGACGGCCGAAGCGACCTGGACACGCCGGTGCGCCGGCTGAACACCAGGCGGACCCCCGTGCGCGCGCTCGCCTTCTCCCCGGACACGACGATCCTCGCGGTCGGTCATCCCGACGGGACCGTGGGCCTCTGGAACCCGTGGACCGGCCATCCGATGGCGACCTTGAAGGCCGGCGGCCTTCGGGTGCTCACGGTCGCGTTCTCACCGGACGGCGAGCGGCTCGCGGCCGGCACCGACACCGGTACGGTGCACGTCTGGGACGCGGTGGGGGCGCGTGGCGGGTCGGCTGCGGCGGCCCGCCGCCTCGTCGGCCACTCGGACTGGGTCAACGCGGTGGCGTTCTCCCCCGACAGCGAGCTGCTCGCGAGCGGCTCGGGGTCGGGCACGGTGCGGATCTGGGACGCCGCCACCGGGGTGCTGCGCAATCGCCTCGTCGGCCACGGCGGCCGGGTACGGACCATCGCCTTCGCCCCGGACGGCCGGCTGCTCGCGGCCGGCGGCGAGGACGGCATCGTCCGGCTCTGGGATCCGGGCACCGGCAGCGAGCTGGCTCGTCTGGCCGGGCATACCGAGGAGATCCGGTCGGTCGCGTTCAACGCGGCGGGTGACGTGCTGGTATCCGGCGGCGCCGACGGCACCGCCCGGTTGTGGCAGGTCGGCGACAGTCACCGGAGTGACGGAAGCCGGGAGCTCGCCACGATGCTCGGGCTGGCCGGCAACCGGTGGACGGCGCTGTTCCCCGACGGTTCGTACAAGACCTCAGAGGACCGTGACGCCGACTCCGTCAGGACCGTCTGGTGGTCGATCAGACTGAGCCGGTTCGACCCGGACGAGCTGACGCCCTACCTCCCGCGGATCCGCCGGCGCCCGCTGGAGGCACCGCTGGCGACCCCGCCGTCCTGA
- a CDS encoding toll/interleukin-1 receptor domain-containing protein yields MTQQLSDLELRTLAEVYFDRWAGGELLKRAGLSPADQPQGAGIVLDFWRQVNASLGAGILADGRRRILAAAAADYPANEVFRRGLSDAATSGRPGGDPATPVSRGDLASEPDEAGGAGATLRAARMEFKVSGGNVNFGHQGRVVGSSAPVSSREGLDARARSQRHPDSGSPDRTAPDVLVLADAEDESWGQWVAWHLHADGYRVELDDWSQYLADQAGLLLADAVRATSLTILVRGHGDPVWSASYFQLAGFQELAVKKRGRIVGVRVSAHAADVVPMDGVTFVDLVGLGENESAARLTAAVRRLLTGWEPTAVKPAFPGDGP; encoded by the coding sequence GTGACGCAGCAGCTGTCTGATCTGGAGCTGAGAACGCTCGCCGAGGTCTACTTCGATCGATGGGCCGGGGGGGAGCTCCTCAAGCGGGCCGGCCTTTCACCTGCTGACCAGCCACAGGGTGCCGGGATCGTGCTGGATTTCTGGCGCCAGGTGAACGCCTCGCTCGGCGCCGGCATCCTGGCGGACGGCCGGCGCCGGATCCTCGCCGCCGCGGCGGCCGACTACCCGGCCAATGAGGTCTTCCGGCGTGGGCTCTCGGACGCAGCGACGTCGGGCCGGCCGGGTGGCGATCCGGCTACCCCGGTGTCGCGCGGCGACCTCGCGTCAGAGCCGGACGAGGCCGGCGGCGCCGGCGCAACGCTGCGTGCGGCGCGGATGGAGTTCAAGGTCTCCGGCGGCAACGTCAACTTCGGCCATCAGGGCAGGGTTGTCGGATCCAGCGCGCCGGTCTCGTCCCGTGAGGGCCTAGACGCACGGGCACGGTCGCAGCGGCATCCAGACAGTGGCTCTCCTGACCGGACCGCGCCGGATGTCCTGGTGCTGGCCGACGCGGAGGACGAGAGCTGGGGCCAGTGGGTTGCCTGGCACCTGCACGCCGACGGTTACCGAGTGGAACTCGACGACTGGTCCCAGTACCTCGCTGATCAGGCCGGTCTCCTTCTGGCCGACGCGGTCCGCGCGACAAGCCTGACCATTCTCGTGCGCGGCCATGGGGATCCCGTCTGGTCTGCCTCCTATTTCCAGCTCGCCGGTTTTCAGGAGCTCGCGGTGAAAAAGCGAGGAAGAATCGTCGGCGTGCGCGTCAGCGCCCACGCCGCTGACGTCGTTCCCATGGATGGAGTGACCTTTGTCGATCTAGTCGGGCTGGGTGAGAACGAGTCCGCGGCACGGTTGACGGCGGCGGTTCGTCGCCTGCTCACCGGTTGGGAGCCGACGGCCGTGAAACCGGCCTTCCCTGGTGATGGGCCCTAA
- a CDS encoding MMPL family transporter, whose translation MFARLARGVTGRPRIVLTVALLFVLGAAVLGVGAFGKLLSNGFDDPKSDSTRAANEVDTRFGGTPNLVLLVTARSGSVDDPAVAAAGRSLAAELGKEPGVRGVVSYWTGAGAALRSTNGREALVVASVDDDHAKAVATKIEKAADDGPVTVRPGGRAGVNRDVNAQVTKDLSTAESIAIPITLVLLVVAFAGVVAAALPLGVGLIGILGGFAALSVIGSLTDVSIFAVNLATAMGLGLGIDYALLMVSRYREELAAVRRGSAEPLTGIQKRAAVIATVRTAGRTILFSGATVIVALAVMLVFPPYFLKSMAYAGIAVTLVTMLTAVLVLPAVLLLLGERVNALPVRGLIGLVRRQRTAERGAASDVPREATESPFWRGVATRVMRRPLLAGLPVVALLLLLAAPVLHVSFATPDDRVLNAAPSRQVGDVLRADFGSNVSGAMNIVVNGPTSEATLTSYAAALSRLPGVGRVDSAAGAFQHGARTSPPGPADARFAADGATYLQVVPSIDPMSASGERMAHAARALPAPPGTQVLVGGVSAGLVDGKHAIGSRLPLAIGLIALATFVLLFLFTGSVVLPLKALVLNGLVLGAVLGVSVWIFQDGHLSGLFGFTPGPLDTSMPVLLFCIAFGLSMDYEVFLLSRIKEEHDAGTPNAEAVAAGLARTGRIVTTAALLLAVTFAAFATGSVRFMQMFGLATALAIVLDASLVRGVLVPAFMRVAGDVNWWAPAPLRRLHNRIGLSEGGPAAGPTAPETVAVPRPSAEPDLGLTEKSSSTAS comes from the coding sequence GTGTTCGCTCGTCTTGCCCGGGGTGTGACCGGCCGGCCCCGGATCGTCCTGACCGTCGCCCTGCTGTTCGTCCTCGGCGCCGCGGTGCTCGGTGTCGGCGCGTTCGGCAAGCTGCTGTCCAACGGCTTCGACGACCCGAAGTCCGACTCGACCCGCGCGGCGAACGAGGTGGACACCCGCTTCGGCGGCACTCCCAACCTCGTCCTGCTCGTCACCGCCCGCTCGGGCAGCGTCGACGACCCGGCCGTGGCCGCCGCCGGGCGTTCACTGGCGGCCGAGCTCGGCAAGGAGCCCGGTGTGCGGGGCGTCGTCTCGTACTGGACCGGAGCCGGGGCCGCGCTGCGCTCCACCAACGGGCGTGAGGCGCTCGTCGTCGCGTCGGTGGACGACGACCACGCCAAGGCCGTCGCCACGAAGATCGAGAAGGCCGCCGACGACGGCCCGGTCACCGTGCGACCGGGCGGGCGAGCCGGCGTCAACCGGGACGTCAACGCCCAGGTGACCAAGGACCTCAGCACCGCCGAGTCCATCGCGATCCCGATCACGCTGGTGCTGCTGGTCGTCGCGTTCGCGGGCGTGGTCGCTGCGGCGCTGCCGCTGGGCGTCGGGCTCATCGGCATCCTCGGCGGTTTCGCAGCGCTGTCGGTGATCGGCTCCCTGACGGATGTCTCGATCTTCGCCGTCAACCTGGCCACCGCGATGGGCCTGGGCCTCGGCATCGACTACGCCCTGCTGATGGTCAGTCGCTACCGCGAGGAGCTCGCCGCCGTGCGGCGCGGTTCCGCGGAGCCCCTCACCGGCATCCAGAAGCGGGCGGCCGTGATCGCGACCGTGCGCACCGCGGGCCGGACCATCCTGTTCAGCGGCGCGACCGTCATCGTCGCGCTAGCCGTGATGCTCGTCTTCCCGCCGTACTTCCTGAAGTCCATGGCCTACGCCGGCATCGCCGTCACCCTGGTCACGATGCTGACCGCGGTGCTGGTGCTGCCGGCGGTGCTGCTGCTGCTTGGCGAGAGGGTCAACGCGCTGCCGGTCAGGGGGCTGATCGGCCTGGTCCGCCGCCAGCGCACCGCCGAGCGGGGCGCGGCCAGCGACGTCCCGCGTGAGGCCACGGAGTCGCCGTTCTGGCGGGGCGTCGCGACGAGGGTGATGCGCCGGCCGCTGCTCGCCGGCCTGCCGGTGGTCGCGCTGCTGCTCCTGCTCGCCGCGCCGGTGCTGCACGTCTCCTTCGCCACCCCGGACGACCGCGTGCTCAACGCCGCGCCGAGCCGGCAGGTCGGCGACGTGCTGCGCGCGGACTTCGGGTCCAACGTCAGCGGGGCGATGAACATCGTCGTCAACGGCCCGACCAGCGAGGCGACCCTCACGAGCTACGCCGCAGCACTGTCCCGGCTGCCCGGCGTCGGCCGCGTCGACAGCGCCGCGGGCGCCTTCCAGCACGGAGCGCGCACGAGTCCGCCCGGCCCAGCGGACGCCAGGTTCGCGGCCGACGGCGCGACCTACCTGCAGGTCGTCCCCTCGATCGACCCGATGTCGGCGAGCGGCGAGCGGATGGCCCACGCCGCCCGCGCGCTGCCCGCGCCACCCGGCACCCAGGTCCTGGTCGGCGGAGTCTCGGCCGGTCTCGTCGACGGTAAGCACGCGATCGGCTCGCGCCTCCCGCTGGCCATCGGGCTGATCGCGCTGGCGACGTTCGTGCTGCTGTTCCTGTTCACCGGCAGCGTCGTGCTCCCGCTGAAGGCGCTGGTACTCAACGGCCTGGTACTCGGCGCCGTCCTGGGCGTCTCGGTCTGGATCTTCCAGGACGGGCACCTCTCCGGCCTGTTCGGCTTCACCCCGGGACCGCTGGACACCTCGATGCCGGTGCTGCTGTTCTGCATCGCCTTCGGCCTGTCGATGGACTACGAGGTCTTCCTGCTCTCCCGGATCAAGGAGGAGCACGACGCCGGCACCCCGAACGCCGAGGCCGTCGCCGCGGGCCTCGCCCGCACCGGCCGGATCGTCACCACCGCCGCCCTGCTGCTCGCCGTGACCTTCGCGGCGTTCGCGACCGGCTCGGTCCGGTTCATGCAGATGTTCGGCCTGGCGACGGCGCTGGCCATCGTCCTGGACGCGAGCCTGGTGCGTGGCGTTCTGGTTCCCGCGTTCATGCGGGTCGCCGGTGACGTCAACTGGTGGGCGCCCGCCCCGCTGCGCCGGCTGCACAACCGGATCGGCCTGAGCGAAGGCGGCCCGGCCGCGGGCCCAACGGCTCCGGAAACGGTCGCCGTCCCCAGGCCCAGCGCCGAGCCCGACCTGGGGCTAACGGAAAAATCTTCTTCTACAGCCTCGTGA
- a CDS encoding TetR/AcrR family transcriptional regulator, with translation MNPLAPRRERLRAATIAEIKQAARDQAATGGVGAISLRGVAKAMGMAPSALYRYFDSHDVLVTELCADAFASLADALEAAYVVERDIDHARRWLSLARAYRRWAHEHETEYILLFGPRSTLDLDDKSGRCGAEMRRAVGVLFQCMITEIAAGVIDPSHLDAGLKPELRERLAAWGVEEGAPISSAALAGCLIVWTQLHGFLSLELFGHLPPILGDVSDLYDQQMLDVIVRIGYREPIDLAAVTAPGPDPVTVATGSGV, from the coding sequence ATGAATCCACTGGCCCCCCGCCGCGAGCGGTTGCGCGCAGCGACGATCGCGGAGATCAAGCAGGCCGCGCGCGACCAGGCCGCCACGGGCGGGGTCGGCGCGATCTCGTTGCGTGGCGTGGCCAAGGCCATGGGGATGGCGCCGTCGGCGCTGTACCGGTACTTCGACAGCCATGACGTGTTGGTCACCGAGCTGTGCGCGGACGCCTTCGCGTCACTCGCGGACGCGCTGGAGGCGGCGTACGTCGTCGAGCGGGACATCGACCATGCCCGCCGGTGGCTGTCGCTCGCCCGTGCCTACCGCCGCTGGGCACACGAGCACGAGACCGAGTACATCCTGCTGTTCGGCCCGCGCTCGACCCTCGACCTGGACGACAAGTCGGGCCGCTGCGGGGCCGAGATGCGCCGGGCGGTCGGCGTGCTGTTCCAGTGCATGATCACGGAGATCGCCGCGGGCGTCATCGACCCGTCCCATCTGGACGCGGGCCTCAAGCCGGAACTGCGGGAGCGGCTGGCGGCCTGGGGGGTCGAGGAGGGCGCGCCGATCTCCTCGGCCGCGCTGGCCGGCTGCCTGATCGTGTGGACCCAGCTGCACGGTTTCCTGTCGCTGGAGCTGTTCGGCCACCTGCCGCCCATTCTCGGGGACGTCTCCGACCTCTACGACCAGCAGATGCTGGACGTGATCGTCCGGATCGGCTACCGCGAGCCCATCGACCTGGCCGCCGTGACGGCCCCCGGCCCGGACCCGGTGACGGTGGCCACCGGGTCCGGGGTCTGA